One Vicugna pacos chromosome 12, VicPac4, whole genome shotgun sequence genomic window carries:
- the PLXNB2 gene encoding plexin-B2 isoform X2 produces the protein MAAARAAAQRRSRPGRHRASAADVQTLDARLKRRLSWTAGVSVPGAMALQLWALALLGLVGTSVSLRSHKLDFFRSETELNHLVVDEASGVVYVGAVNTLYQLSADLQLEQQAATGPALDNKKCTPPIEASQCHEAVLTDNVNQLLLLDPPKNRLVECGSLFKGICALRALSNVSTRLFYEDGSGEKSFVASNDESVATVGLVSTADPGGERVLFVGKGNGPQDNGIVVSTRLLDRADGREAFEAYTDHATYKAGYLSTNTQQFVAAFEDGPYVFFVFNQQDKHPPRNRTLLARMCKHDPFYYSYVEVDLHCLDPGHTQAPAFGTCLAASVAGPDASRVLYTVFSKDGRSSRGPRAGLCLFPLDQVHNKMEANRNACYTGTREASRDTFYKPFHGEIQCGGHGPGASESFQCGSEHLPYPLGSHDGLTATAVLQRGGLNLTAVTVTAENGHTIAFLGTSDGQILKVYLAPDGSSTEYGSVPVEINKRIKQDLVLAADLASLYAMTQDKVFRLPVQECLSFPTCAQCRSSQDPYCGWCVVEGRCTRRAECPRAEESGHWLWSRDEFCVAITGAQPQNMSRPAQGEVQLTVSPLPALSKEDELLCLFGDSPPHPARVEGGAVVCKSPSSIPSTPPGQDYVAVNIQLLFRRGNIFLTSHLYPFYDCREAVSLAENLPCISCTSSRWTCQWDLHHHECQKASPSPEDSVVSAHMEDNCPHFLNPSPLVIPMNHETDVTFEGKNLDTVKGSSLHVGSDLLKFEEPVIIQEPGTFYFQTPKLSYDANETLPLHLYVKSHGKNIDSKLQVTLYNCSFGRSDCSLCLAADPAYKCVWCGGQGRCVYEALCSSVTSECPPPVITRIQPETGPLGGGIRITILGSNLGVRADDVKRVTVAGRTCAFEPERYSVSTRIVCAIEAAKEPCTGGIEVDVSGKLGHSPPHVQFTYQPQPLSVEPKQGPQAGGTTLTINGTHLDTGSEEDVRVTLNDVPCKVTQFGVQLQCVTGPQLVPGELSLKISYGGSEVESAGVTFTYRENPVLRAFEPLRSFVSGGRSINVTGQGFSLIQRFAMVVIAEPLPSWQRRREAGPLQPVTVVGTEYVLYNDSRVVFLSPAVPEEPEAYNLTALVQMDGHRALLRTEAGAFEYVADPTFENFTGGVKKQVNKLIHARGTNLNKAMTLHEAEAFVGAERCIMKTLTETDLYCEPPEVQPPPKRRQKRDTTHNLPEFIVKFGSREWVLGRVEYDTRVSDVPLSLILPLVIVPMVAVIAVSVYCYWRKSQQAEREYEKIKSQLEGLEESVRDRCKKEFTDLMIEMEDQTNDVHEAGIPVLDYKTYTDRVFFLPSKDGDKDVMITGKLDIPESRRQVVEQALYQFSNLLNSKCFLINFIHTLENQREFSARAKVYFASLLTVALHGKLEYYTDIMRTLFLELMEQYVVAKNPKLMLRRSETVVERMLSNWMSICLYQYLKDSAGEPLYKLFKAIKHQVEKGPVDAVQKKAKYTLNDTGLLGDDVEYAPLTVNVIVQDEGVDAIPVKVLNCDTISQVKEKIIDQVYRTQPCSRWPKADSVVLEWRPGSTAQILSDLDLTSQREGRWRRINTLMHYNVRDGATLILSKVGVSQQPEDSQQDLPGERHALLEEENRVWHLVRPADEVDEGKSKRGSMKEKERTKAITEIYLTRLLSVKGTLQQFVDNFFQSVLAPGLAVPPAVKYFFDFLDEQAEKHDIKDEDTIHIWKTNSLPLRFWVNILKNPHFIFDVHVHEVVDASLSVIAQTFMDACTRTEHKLSRDSPSNKLLYAKEISTYKKMVEDYYKGIRQMVQVSDQDMNTHLAEISRAHTDSLNTLVALHQLCQYTQKYYDEIINALEEDPTAQKMQLAFRLQQIAAALENKVTDL, from the exons ACTCTTGATGCCCGCCTGAAGCGGAGGCTGAGCTGGACTGCGGGAGTCTCG gtgccaggggcAATGGCACTGCAGCTCTGGGCCCTGGCCCTCTTGGGCCTGGTGGGCACGAGTGTGAGCCTGCGGTCCCACAAGCTGGACTTCTTCCGCAGCGAGACAGAGCTGAACCACCTGGTCGTGGATGAGGCGTCAGGCGTGGTGTATGTGGGGGCAGTGAACACGCTCTACCAGCTGAGTGCGGAcctgcagctggagcagcaggcgGCCACAGGCCCGGCCCTGGACAACAAGAAGTGTACGCCGCCCATCGAGGCGAGCCAGTGCCACGAGGCCGTGCTGACTGACAACGTCAATCAGCTGCTGCTGCTCGACCCGCCCAAGAATCGCCTTGTCGAGTGCGGCAGCCTCTTCAAGGGCATTTGCGCCCTGCGTGCCCTGAGCAACGTGTCCACGCGTCTCTTCTACGAGGATGGCAGCGGTGAGAAGTCCTTCGTGGCCAGCAATGATGAGAGTGTGGCCACAGTGGGGCTGGTGAGCACCGCGGACCCAGGCGGCGAGCGGGTGCTGTTTGTGGGCAAAGGCAATGGGCCCCAGGACAACGGCATCGTCGTGAGCACCCGGCTGCTGGACCGCGCTGATGGCAGGGAGGCCTTCGAGGCCTACACAGACCATGCCACCTACAAGGCCGGCTACCTGTCCACCAACACACAGCAGTTTGTGGCTGCCTTCGAGGATGGCCCCTACGTCTTCTTTGTCTTCAACCAGCAAGACAAGCACCCGCCCCGGAACCGCACGCTGCTGGCGCGCATGTGCAAGCACGACCCATTCTACTACTCCTACGTGGAGGTGGACCTGCACTGCCTGGACCCTGGCCACACCCAGGCCCCTGCCTTCGGCACCTGTCTGGCGGCCTCCGTGGCCGGGCCAGACGCCAGCAGGGTGCTCTACACCGTCTTCAGCAAGGATGGCCGGAGCAGCAGGGGGCCCCGCGCAGGCCTCTGCCTGTTCCCGCTGGACCAGGTCCACAACAAGATGGAGGCCAACCGCAACGCCTGCTACACGGGTACCCGGGAGGCAAGCCGAGACACCTTCTACAAGCCCTTCCACGGCGAGATCCAGTGTGGCGGCCACGGGCCG GGCGCCAGCGAGAGCTTCCAGTGTGGCTCGGAGCACCTGCCCTACCCCCTGGGCAGCCACGATGGACTCACAGCCACAGCCGTGCTACAGCGTGGAGGCCTGAACCTGACAGCCGTGACAGTGACTGCCGAGAACGGCCACACCATTGCCTTCCTGGGCACCTCGGACGGCCAGATCCTCAAG GTGTATCTGGCTCCAGACGGTAGCTCCACGGAGTATGGCTCTGTCCCTGTGGAGATCAACAAGAGAATCAAGCAGGACCTGGTGCTGGCTGCGGACCTGGCCAGTCTGTATGCCATGACCCAGGACAAG GTGTTTCGGCTCCCTGTGCAGGAGTGTCTGAGCTTTCCGACCTGCGCACAGTGCCGCAGCTCACAGGACCCCTACTGCGGCTGGTGTGTCGTCGAGGGACG GTGCACCAGGAGAGCTGAGTGCCCACGGGCTGAAGAGAGTGGCCACTGGCTGTGGAGCCGGGATGAGTTCTGCGTGGCCATCACCGGGGCCCAGCCACAGAATATGAGTCGCCCGGCCCAGGGGGAG GTGCAGCTGACCGTCAGTCCCCTCCCGGCCCTGAGCAAGGAGGATGAGCTGCTCTGCCTCTTCGGAGACTCTCCGCCTCATCCTGCCCGTGTGGAGGGGGGCGCCGTGGTCTGCAAGTCCCCAAGCAGCATTCCTAGCACGCCGCCTGGCCAGG ATTACGTGGCTGTGAACATCCAGCTGCTCTTCAGACGCGGCAACATCTTCCTGACCTCCCACCTGTATCCCTTCTACGACTGCCGGGAGGCCGTGAGCCTGGCGGAGAACCTGCC GTGCATCTCCTGCACCAGCAGCCGCTGGACCTGCCAGTGGGACCTGCACCACCACGAGTGTCAGAAGGCCTCGCCCAGCCCCGAGGACAGCGTCGTCAGTGCCCACATG GAGGACAACTGTCCCCACTTCCTGAACCCCAGCCCACTGGTCATCCCCATGAACCACGAGACGGACGTGACATTTGAGGGCAAGAACCTGGACACAGTGAAG GGCTCCTCCCTGCATGTAGGCAGTGACCTGCTCAAGTTTGAGGAGCCAGTCATCATTCAGGAGCCAGGAACCTTCTACTTTCAGACCCCAAAG CTGTCCTATGACGCCAACGAGACACTGCCCCTGCATCTGTATGTCAAGTCCCACGGCAAGAATATCGACAGCAAGCTCCAAG TCACGCTGTACAACTGCTCCTTCGGCCGCAGCGACTGCAGCCTGTGCCTGGCCGCCGACCCTGCCTACAAGTGTGTGTGGTGTGGCGGGCAGGGCAGGTGCGTGTATGAGGCCCTGTGCAGCAGCGTCACCTCCGAGTGCCCACCGCCCGTCATCACCAGG ATCCAGCCTGAGACCGGCCCGCTGGGCGGGGGCATCCGCATCACTATCCTTGGGTCAAATTTGGGGGTCAGAGCGGACGACGTGAAGAGGGTCACTGTGGCTGGCCGCACCTGCGCCTTTGAGCCGGAACGGTACTCCGTGTCCACCCG GATTGTGTGTGCCATTGAGGCTGCAAAGGAGCCCTGCACAGGGGGCATCGAAGTGGACGTCAGCGGGAAGCTCGGCCACTCGCCTCCCCACGTCCAGTTCACCTACCAG ccccagcccctcagtGTGGAGCCAAAGCAGGGGCCACAGGCGGGTGGCACCACTCTGACCATCAACGGTACCCATCTGGACACAGGCTCTGAGGAAGATGTGCGGGTGACCCTCAACGACGTCCCTTGTAAAGT GACGCAGTTTGGGGTGCAGCTCCAGTGTGTCACCGGCCCCCAGCTGGTCCCGGGAGAGCTGTCCCTGAAGATTTCCTACGGGGGCTCCGAGGTGGAAAGCGCTGGCGTCACCTTCACCTACCGTGAGAACCCCGTGCTGCGGGCCTTCGAGCCGCTGCGGAGCTTTGTCAG TGGTGGCCGGAGCATCAACGTCACCGGGCAAGGCTTCAGCCTGATCCAGCGGTTCGCCATGGTGGTCATAGCCGAGCCCCTGCCGTCCTggcagcggcggcgggaggcCGGGCCCCTGCAGCCCGTGACG GTGGTGGGCACGGAGTATGTGCTCTACAACGACTCCAGGGTTGTGTTCCTGTCCCCGGCCGTCCCCGAGGAGCCCGAGGCCTACAACCTCACAGCACTTGTTCAGATGGACGGGCACCGCGCCCTGCTCAGGACCGAGGCTGGTGCCTTTGAGTACGTCGCCGACCCCACCTTCGAGAACTTCACTGGGGGCGTCAAGAAGCAGGTCAACAAGCTCATCCACGCCCGG ggCACTAATCTGAACAAGGCAATGACTCTTCACGAGGCTGAGGCCTTCGTGGGTGCCGAGCGCTGCATCATGAAGACGCTGACAGAGACGGATCTGTACTGTGAGCCCCCGGAGGTGCAGCCTCCCCCCAAGCGGCGGCAGAAGCGGGACACGACCCACAACCTGCCTGAGTTCATT GTGAAGTTTGGCTCCAGGGAGTGGGTGCTGGGCCGCGTGGAGTATGACACGCGTGTGAGTGATGTGCCACTCAGCCTCATCCTGCCACTGGTCATCGTGCCCATGGTGGCTGTCATCGCTGTGTCTGTCTACTGCTACTG GAGGAAGAGCCAGCAGGCGGAGCGCGAGTACGAGAAGATCAAGTCCCAGCTGGAGGGCTTGGAGGAGAGCGTGCGAGACCGCTGCAAGAAGGAGTTCACGG ACCTGATGATCGAGATGGAGGACCAGACGAACGACGTGCACGAGGCGGGCATCCCCGTGCTGGACTACAAGACCTACACCGACCGCGTCTTCTTCCTGCCCTCGAAGGACGGCGACAAGGATGTGATGATCACGGGCAAGCTGGACATCCCTGAGTCACGGCGGCAGGTCGTGGAGCAGGCGCTCTACCAGTTCTCCAATCTGCTCAACAGCAAATGCTTCCTCATCAAC TTCATCCACACCCTGGAGAACCAGCGTGAGTTCTCAGCCCGTGCCAAGGTCTACTTTGCGTCGCTGCTGACTGTGGCTCTGCACGGGAAGCTGGAGTACTACACGGACATCATGCGCACGCTCTTCCTGGAGCTCATGGAGCAGTACGTGGTGGCCAAGAACCCTAAGCTGATGCTGCGCAG GTCTGAGACGGTGGTGGAGAGGATGCTGTCTAACTGGATGTCTATCTGCCTGTACCAGTACCTCAAG GACAGCGCTGGCGAGCCGCTTTACAAGCTCTTCAAGGCCATCAAGCATCAGGTGGAGAAGGGGCCAGTGGACGCCGTGCAGAAGAAAGCCAAGTACACCCTCAATGACACGGGGCTGCTAGGGGACGACGTGGAGTACGCACCCCTG ACAGTGAACGTGATCGTCCAGGATGAAGGGGTCGACGCCATCCCCGTCAAGGTCCTCAACTGTGACACCATCTCCCAGGTCAAGGAGAAGATCATCGACCAGGTGTACCGCACGCAGCCTTGCTCCCGCTGGCCCAAGGCTGACAGTGTGGTCCTCG AGTGGCGTCCTGGGTCCACAGCCCAGATCCTGTCAGACCTGGACCTGACCTCTCAGCGGGAGGGCCGCTGGAGGCGCATCAACACGCTGATGCACTACAAC GTCCGGGATGGAGCCACGCTCATCCTGTCCAAGGTGGGGGTCTCCCAGCAACCTGAGGACAGCCAGCAGGACCTCCCTGGGGAGC GCCATGCGCTCCTGGAGGAGGAGAACCGAGTGTGGCACCTCGTGCGGCCAGCGGACGAGGTGGATGAAGGCAAGTCCAAGCGTGGCAGCATGAAGGAGAAGGAACGCACCAAGGCCATCACCGAGATCTACCTGACGCGCCTGCTTTCGGTCAAG GGCACGCTGCAGCAGTTCGTGGACAACTTCTTCCAGAGCGTGCTAGCGCCTGGGCTCGCCGTGCCGCCCGCTGTCAAGTATTTCTTCGACTTCTTGGACGAGCAGGCGGAGAAGCATGACATCAAGGATGAGGACACCATCCACATCTGGAAGACCAACAG TTTACCCCTCCGGTTCTGGGTGAACATCCTCAAGAACCCCCATTTCATCTTTGACGTCCATGTCCACGAGGTGGTGGATGCCTCCCTGTCAGTCATCGCGCAGACCTTCATGGACGCCTGCACACGCACAGAGCACAAGCTGAGCCGC GACTCTCCCAGCAACAAGCTACTCTACGCCAAGGAGATCTCCACCTACAAGAAGATGGTGGAGGA cTACTACAAGGGGATCAGACAGATGGTGCAGGTCAGCGACCAGGACATGAACACACACTTGGCAGAGATTTCCCGG gCACACACGGACTCCCTGAACACCCTCGTGGCCCTGCACCAGCTCTGCCAGTACACGCAGAAGTACTACGATGAG ATCATCAACGCCCTGGAGGAGGATCCCACCGCCCAGAAGATGCAGCTGGCCTTCCGCCTCCAGCAGATTGCAGCTGCACTTGAGAACAAGGTCACCGACCTCTGA